The nucleotide sequence GTTTCTGTGGTGCTATCTTTTCAACTTAGAAATGTATTATTGAATATATTGAGCACTTATTTTTCATAATGATGGAAATGGGCTTTAAAAGAATATTCATAGTTTGGAGTATTTGAAAGAAGCCAGCTCACATTACTAGACTCTTACGGCATTTCTTACAGATTTCTTACAGATGTCTTATAGCAAGTGAAAACCACTTTCTTCAACACCCCTCCAATAATTTAAATTGTATCAGCAGTAAGCAAAAAAGAAGCAAACCCTAAATTCTCATGAGTTACAAGATTCCAGTTATGTACTTTAATTCAGATAGAGCAAAATACCTACCTAGGTCTGCATAGTTAGACTTGCAAAACTGCTTGCGTCCACAGAAGTACAGCTCGAAATCAGGTTCGTTTGACCTGCGTAAAGTGTATCCATTTTCAAGAGCAGCGAAGGCGTCACAAGTATAGCGGTAGGTGATGAAACCATAGCTGTCTCTGTCATTGAAAAACAGTTGTgaacaaaagctgaaaagagTTAACACACATTAGTGTAACCCCTTCCTGAAAGCAAGACTTGCTGGAGACCCAGCATTGGAAATGCCAGAAGTACTGCATCCATTTATCAGCATGATTGTCCTGTCATGCAGCTAAATACTTATTTCTGGGACAGGGAAATCTCAACTAGCAAGATTAATAAATaaggatgaaagaaaataagtaaggTTTTGAACTCAGCATGTCATCTGTCACAGGACTTATACTGGTACTCTCATACCAGTAATCTCACTCCCATAATTTTTTACATATGGCAGATCTCAAACAAGAAATAATCTCAAAAGTTCCTACCCATCATCCCGCAAATTTACTGTGCACTCCTCAATTTCACCAAAAACTTCAAACCGATCCCTCAGTTCTGTTCGAGTTGTGTCAGGTCTGATTTTACCCAGATAAATCACACGGCGTTCTTCCTGTTGATAAAGAGCAACCGGGAAGGCGTATTTTTAACAAATGTGTAATAGAGATGAACCTATACATACGTGCATGcaaatacacacacagatgtgcagAGGATGCATAATTATAGGAACAATCTCTTGTGGAAGACCTACTGCATCTTGCAAGTACATGAAATAGTTCTCTCCTGGAAAGCATCTAAGGTATTTAAATGACACCACATTTGTCAGGTGGTGTGCTTCTGGAAGGGTACACGGATTGCTGTTATTGTTCTGCTGTACACTGACAGATGCTTCCCTTTGTATCCTACTGCACCTTCTTCCCTGTCACCCTTTCTACCACTTCCCCTCCAGGACTGCAAACTCTTCCAATCTAGGAGCTCCCTTTCTCTTGCCATGTATACAATACTGATCAAAACTCATCTTAGTTGCAGAGTAGCATAAAGTAACACAATAATTGCATAAGAGTACCACAGACATAACAAAACATTACAAGCATAACGTTATAAGCTCATATGACTCAAGAGCTGACTCATCCTGCAATCATGTTCCACCATAATCCATACCTTAAAATAGAGGGAAAACTGTTTAAGGTTGTCATACTTTAAACCCAGCCAACAACTAAGTACCACGCAGCCCCTAgctcattccctgctcccctgtgggatggggaggaaaagcagaaaaaggtaAAACGCCTGTGTTAACATCAGCTTAATAACTGAAACAAAGTAAGAtgtaataatagtaataattataATGATAGTAATTCTAAtgaaaaggggagagagaggaataaaacccaagagaaacaagtgCTGCACACTACAATTGCTCAGCACCCACTGACTGACACCCAGCCCGTCCCCAAGCAGCGATCTGCCTCTCCCAGCCAACTCCCTCTggtttatatactgggcatgatgcCATATgctatggaatatccctttggccagctcaggtcagctgtcctggccatgctccctccaTGCATCTTGTGCAcctgctccctggcagagcatgggaaactggAAAGTCCTCCAATTAGAGTAAGCACTACTTAACAACAATTAAAACATCAGTTTCTTATCAACGTTATGCTTATACTAAAGCCAAAACACTGTCCTGTaccagctactatgaagaaaattaactctatgcCAGCAGAAACCAGGACTAGGTCCAAAAGATGTCTTTTATTAAAACAAGTATTTCTGGGGCAATGACAGGAAGTAAAATATATCCCGCAGTCACCACTGCCTTTTGGTTTATTCAGAACAAAAACCATCTGACTGAAGTTCCTAGGCTAGAGTATCTTCTGCATGTTCTTTCAACACTTGGAATAAAGCATCAGGTACTTTTATAACAAGTCATGGTCGTATTATTCTTTCCTTAGTACAAATGCTGAGCAGAATGAGGGAAGGACTGGGAAACCCTTGAAGAGTCACTTCATGAATTTTAGGATAAACACTTTTCTAAGGGTAGAGCCATTTAGTGagctgcaagaaaagaaaatggaaaaaggagaTCTTTAGAACACTGACCTTAAGGTAATCAGGGCAAAGAAGCACAAGCTATACATGGCTTGGGTGCTCAGCCTTCCTGCCTCCGATTGCCTCTGGCCTGGCACTACTGGCCCTACAGCTCATCCCTTACACACCCACACAGTAGTCCCATAAATCGAACCACCACCACATTCTCAGCTGGTGTGAATCTGTCAGTCAGTGGTGCAATGTCAGTTTAAACCATCAACTTTGGCACCTGAGACTTGTGCAGAATTTAGGCGCCGAATGCCGAAGGAGCTACACTGACTGCTGAGAATTCATGACTATCGTAACCTGGAGGTGCCTAAAGGCTAATGGCACCTCGACTGTGCAGTGCAAGAGGCACTAGGGACCTAAATACAGACTTGCATTCCTGCTCAGAAACATTCTAGCCTGAAGAGACAGGTAGTTTATAGTGTTACAATTCAGATATAGCATGAAATGTATCTTTTCCATGAGTCCCCACAGAGGCATAAAGCACTAGTCATTCTTGGACCATGGACAATACAATTGAGATCAGACCAAAACACatgtaaaaccagaaattataTTGATGTTGCTTTCTTTACTTGTTTTGAATACTCATTTGAGATAAAGAGACCATCAGAACTCTTAGTTAGGGGTGCTGAAAATCTTGTCTtcctgctcccaggagagcACTTTGCTCTCAGGAActatttaatgcaaaataaaataaacaattcCTGCAGCAGTAAGCCAACACTAAAATATCTGTCTCCCAACAGAAACTCCTTCTTACTAGCACTTTCAGTAAACTACTTTCACTGACTCTTTTCCTGACCTCACAAATCTCAGGGGCTCAGATCCAGTTAATCTAAGCTCCTGAGGAATGAAAGttcaaagctgcagaaaacagagatACAAGAATCGAACATTCCTATCCCAAAACCCTACCCACTAAGGAATAGCACAAGAATTACCTGTGCTCTTTATGGGTCCCTGGTCAGCCCAGTGGAGTCCTTGGTTGCTGTACCAAAGTATGTATAAGCTCTCCTTAATCAGTGGGATCAGGTAAGGATCTCATTTAGATACTTGAAActactgctgcttttcattATGTAAGGAACCATGGTGAGTGCCTTGGTAGTCCTCTGTAACCATGCTGGGACAGGCAgatccattttaaaatgttccaaaATGCAGGGTCCAAAAGCTGCCCTTGTTCTCTGCCATAGCAGTGCCGTTTGGAGAAGCCAGGATGGCTAAAAGGACTTGTGCTCATGGGTAGCCATACATTTAGGGCACAGACAGCTGCTGTTTTTTACCTCTGTCTCTACTGTTTCCCAGTCCACAGCCCTGACCTTGACAGAGGAGTTTCAGTAGGGCTTCTGTGAACCAGAGACTGTAGAGTGCAAGCTacagaaatctgcatttcttccaCTTTCCCCATTCTAATTCTGCTTACCTTCACTATGGTTGGGTACTGTAAActtcaaaaccaggaaaatctGCGTATGCACAGTAATTACTTTTTCAGACTGTTTTACCAAAACAAGGATTTAACCACACTGAAACACTTGATAAGAAACAATTCCATTGATACTTGCTATTGAACCTAAATGACTGACCAGATGGAGCAGAACATAAACACACCAGACTGTCTAATATACTTCAGCTGAGATAATACAtctcaactgaaaaaaacataATGTTTCACTCACTGACATGGAGATTGTTGTATTACAGTGTGATGGAAATATCTAGTGCACACTCTTCCATAAGTCTGTCTGCATGCCTgtgcaattttttcttcttctatccCTCTAATAACCTTTATATCTCTAATATCCCTTTAAGTCAACTGTAATAAACCAAAactgaacaattaaaaaaaaagcctgttcaAGTACCGTTAAGGGAATAAGTTGAACCTGCAAAATTAAGGAAATTCAAATTTAATGCTGAAATGCACCATATGTCCTCCAGTGTGCACATGTGAGGAGATGGgttcaagtatttttttaagcagagtGCCGTGATGGAATAACATACAGGAGAACACAGGATTCACACAGCATTGTCTTTGCCTTGGTTAACTTCGGCTTATTTAAAGCAACTATGAAAGAATGTATTAATATTCACAGAGATGCCTTCCTTTCATTCCCATTAATAATAAGAGCTATAGAAGCCTAACAAGATTACAACACACCTCCAAATGTTAAAGACCTTTTTTTGATAATAAGTTACATGTTTAAGTCTGTATGTGCATATTAAGTAAGATGTTTACTGCACTTGTTAGAGGATATATGATAGATGACTTGGAAACCtagagaaaggcagagaaaagcttttgttttcaatttataTAGGCATATATGCAGGAAACTCCAGAAGGTACTTGTTCATATTTCCCTCCCAAAAGTGCACATGATTTATTTTGCATCATAATCCTGAAGTGTGGCTCATTGCTCTGCCaggtaaaaagagaaaaagaatagtCCAGTCAACTCCGTCAAGCCTAACATGTCTGTCTTCCTTCATAATCTTGCTCATTCTTCTTTGCAGTAAAAACATTTGAATAGGAAGATGTGGCAGAAAATCTCAGACTGACATGCAGTATTTTAAGTCTCAAATGAAAATACTAAAGCATTAGAACaccaaaatatgaaaaaacaaGACCTGAATATACCTTACACCTCTAAGGGTCAATAAAGGGACCACTCATCCTCCAAAACACTGACTGATGCTAAGGATCCTTTTATCTTGCAAAGGTTTCCtccaaaactttattttctttgtgattcCCTATTCCTAAGTCTTTATTTCACATGGAACTAAACACAGACCATTAGATGTATTAGTTTTCACTTGggttcttttgcttttttccccaatagTTGTTTGCTTTGCCTGCCTGTGGTGCTGCTAAGCGGGGCCCATGGGAACTGAAGGCAGCCACTCCAGAGGTAACACcacacagtgctgctgttcccatTTTCCCTACCACTTTTTGCCTGCACATCTGTGGTGCATACCTAGTTCTCCAAGAGCCAGGTAATGCTTTATGTGAAGCTGAGACAAGAAATCCAGGAGGATTTTAAAGCTGGGTTCTGCTATGGGCTTGTAAAGGTTCTGCTGCTCACTCCAGCACAGGGGGCTGGCTGGGTGCACACCCCATGCCTGTGTTGCCTTCTGTGCCAAATGACTTCTCTTCCAGTAGAAAGCCAAGAAGACTTTTATCATTAGAGCTGAAGGCCAAATACCATTTTGAAAATGCAATGGGATTGGTTGGACAGAGttgtaaaaatagaaatgctaTGGGTgtaaaaaagcaattaaagctTAAGCTTCTGGTGTAATAGTAATAAGAAAACAATTCTTTAGACTgagtaaagaaaaattagtaTGGCCTGTGAGTAAGTATGAACGGCAAAAgtaaaaatcacaggaacttggaaaaagaaaaaaaccaagattATTATCACATGCTGCTGTGTGGGTAAGCAAGGGCTGAACAGTTCAGACACTCCATGGTGACTGCTAGAAAAATAATGATGGACCAGTAAAACTCAAAATTTAGGTAATTCACTTGATACATTTTTGGAAACATATACAGCAAAATTAGAGTACCTGGTATCTAGGCTATCAAGAtgagcaacaacaaaaaaaatccgAACTAAATATACAACATACATTGAATCCTTCATAACTGGAAATGAGCTCCATTATAGGCTGACTTTGGTTTTAGACTTTAGAGAAGGCAAGCACTCATTTATGAAACCAcctttctcctgccttcctgttttagagcaatttattttctttgaaaccACGTGTTTCTCTCCACTGCAGTGGCCTCACAGCGCATTTATCTTCTTATGTCTGTAAGCTCTCTGGGACCGGGACTCTTGATACTTGTATCATAGATGGAGGCTGTCagcatttagaaatgaaaagtaGTAATGTTAATTGTAATTTTCTACTCGAGTATAACCTGATTTTGTATTACCTCTTGGCAGTAGCCAGTGCACACAGTAAATGAGCTTCATGAAGGATGTGACTGTAAGTCAGTATCATGGCCAGAGTGGCAGAGTAGCAGACAGCCACAACAACAAGCTGCTCATCAGACAGCTTAACCTCCAGCTCTGGTGAACCGTATCAATGAGGAAATCACCAACTAGTGACTCCAGAACAGGAATGTGCTATTTCTAGTGCTATGCTTTGAAAAGTATTTGCCACATGGTCTAATGAACTGCTGGAGTAAAAGCCCACACAGCTCAGAAATTTTCTGGAgtgtatcagaaaaaaaaggggtcCTCAGACCTCTAGGCAAATCACTGTGATCTGCCTTGGTTGGGGGTTGGATCCCAGTTTCTACAAAGCACTAAGTAGACTCTCCTGTCGTCTAAGGTTCATAGTCCATGTGTCCCCACTATGATCTGGCTTACATGGTTAAGGTCTTGGTGGCAGACCATTCTTATGTTCAATGAGGATccattctaaaaaaaaatcatgacccagtgaaataaaacaaatcaagATCGAACTAAACTATGCTAATATTTGGTCAGTTCAGAAAGGAAACACAATCAAAAgtatgaatgaatgaatgaatgaatgaatgacaaattttttttttactctctaAGTACCTTGTAGGCTCAACCTGTATTTTTCAAGTATGCCTGCTCAAAATTAAGACCTCAATCCACAAAAAAGGCACTGAATCTCCAGTAattggagagggaaaaagaagaaatggaagacGAGACAAATATCACAGTACCTTTTGAAGTCAAATCACCTCTATACAGCTGTAAGTATAGATAGGAGTTCAGGAATCTACACAGGAAAATACAAATCCCAAGCTTCTAGCTCTGTATCTTGTACAGCAAAGGTGGGGTGTGCAAGACTGAAGGGGCTTTAAAACGTGCCCGTGCCTGAGCACAGGCTTCTAAAACAAGCCTCCTCAGCATTCTGTCACTCTGTCTTCACATCTGCCAAAATAGAAGCTGCCTGCACAATCAGAGGGCAGTGCTTCACACATGGTTTTGACAGACTAAAATAGGTTAAAATACgatttttttatcatttctttttcctaggTTTCCCATGCCTATTGTCCCACAGAGACTAATTTTGGATATTGTTTCCACAATACCTGATGACTTTCAGCTCTGTCGTAACTGCTGTTCCTTTTCTACTGTGCATCCTTTCTACAACTAACTCTTGGGATCTTAGCATGGTGCTTCTCATGGAGAAAGTCACCTGCCCTGTGTAGTAACTGAGGCATTAGTACTGCCCAGTCTTTGGACGACTCTTCTAACAGTATCTAGAGGTATGTGGCCATAAATCAATTCTGGCAGCACGAGAATGGgctagaaataaaattaaaaaattcccCAATACAGAGAGCAAAGAAATCTAATTGGACTGTAGAAAAGAGCtcaaggaaagagagaaaggacaTTCTTGTGGCTGAACGATAAATGAGTTGAGTCCCTCAAGAATGAAAAAAGTAACACAAAAGAGCCCCATAAACCTAAAGGTGTAAGCTAAAGAGCAGAGAATGCTAGAAATAACACAGATTTTATCACGGAATTCATGAGATCGGAgattccctttttctgctgtcTCCTAATCCTTACCTTTTTTCACAGGGCATAAAATAGCCCAATTCAAAGcaagatttttaaagtaaaagtgCTGGTAGACTTTGTATAAGGGAGTTAATAGGATTTAATTCACATTTCCTGCAGAACTCACACAGATGACTGGATTTTAGATTTTTTGCCATGTCCTGTTtattgacatttatttttagttttgatttatttatgtttattaataaataattccattaaTTAAGTTAATTATAATGAAAATGCTcactttagaaagaaaataaattcaaccTTGGTTTTGAATTGTCTAGAATTTTTAATGCAGGAAGTATGATGCAGCATATCTGGagcttttaaagtttcttttctttcatttttttccttttctcttgatTAGCTACTTGccaaatatttgtttgttttaaactaaaTCAGATTTTCTACCTCCTCAGCAGGATTCATGTTTACTTATATGGGTAAGGTACAGTAATTGAGAAGTAGCAAGATACACCTATGAGAGAGGTCTACTTGAATCTCTAATTTGTGGTAGCTCTAAGAGAGAACAGCCAGTGTAAGTTACGATTGCTGGAAGGTAGTGCTCATCTCTAAGCAGATGGAAGtgagatattttaaaactaacTGCAACAATTGACTTAAATGTGGCCCTGCCTGAAGCCACACAAAATGATTCCATTGCCTTCACTGTgtttcagagcagcacagcagagcatgTTACAGCTCTAAATCTTGCGCTTTACAAAATACACCTATAACCCACACTTTGTGGATAGGGCACCTGACACGGAGAAAAGTGAAATGATTTGCTGAAGCTCACTAAGAACAACAGTAGCAGAGACAAAAATCAGACCATCAAGTTGTCTGTTCACCCCCAGAACTTCTCATTGCTGTAGACCATGCCAGTCTCTGTCAATCTCTACACACTCCCAGTTTTGTAGGTGCATTAGGAGAAACTCTGCCAAGTGTGTGACAAATCACCTTTTACTACAAAGTCCACTAATGGAACTGGGAAAAAGACCTATTAATTTTGGTGACCTCTGGACAGAGCATTAATGGAAAACCTGGAAACAAAGATGAAGTGTCCTGGCCTGTACCAGTTCATGCAAGAGCCAGAGCACAACCAGAACAGCCATGCAGGTACAACTGAATGGAAAGAGCAGgacaaagaaaatcaaaacgTTAAGGTGAGCTACCAAATGGGCTTAGCAACTACAAGAGGAGTCCAGATTTACAGCAGCTTCCAGTTTAATTTATCAAAATGCACTTGCCAATGGGGAACCCAAAAGGGGCAAAAGCCACCTGTCCATTTAATAGCCATTCTTCCTTCTGTCCTACTGCTACAACAGCCAAGAGAGTTGCTTATCCCCACATGGGTTATTTCCTTTGCCTCAGGTAGTTCAGTTGTTTTATAGAGAACACTGatgaacaaaataattaaataatacatGCTCATTACAAGAGGGCCAGTGTTAAGTGACGTTTTTAAATTGCATCATGTCTTCAAActattttgctaaaaataacttaaaaattaaCCGAATCACAGACACTGAAAGAATTGTAATTCAAGTCATGTCTTTGGATCCCAGTTTTGAGTTCTGTTGTCTGCATCCTCTGTATAGACAATTACAGCCACTCTGAGAGTTCAGCAATTGGTATATCAGCTGACTCCTTATATTGTGTATGTCTGGTAGGTGAAATACAGTATAAAAGGCTGGTTCACTGATAGATCTGTGTAAGAAATAGGCTAGTTCTCTTCTACTAGTCTGGGATGACCCCTTTTTCTAGTAAGTTCTCTGTATCTGTTCATTGTGAGGAAGTTGGAGAGTTGCAATTTATAGAATCTGAAAAAATTAGCAGTGTGAcaccaaaacagaaattattatgAAAACACATATTTGCTTGAAATGAGAAATACTAAGAAATACACATATgaaattttttgtatttttataaaaaagaaagaaaataaagtctgAATTCTAGTGttatgaaaagaaacagagatcTATTTCAATATGAAAGTTATCTTCACAGTGCTTACAATTGCTTTCTGCCTCTGTCTCTCCCTTTGCTTGGCCCTTTCAGATTCCCGTTTTTCATACTCTTTGCGGTATTCTTCCCTCTTCAGCTTTTCATGCTGATATTCCTCATAGCTGTCATATCTAGGAAACATAACTTAGTCATTAAATCAAGAACCTGCATTTGTAAATGTAAAATTAGAAATACAATTTCTGGAATGCTTCATTATCCCAGGCAATTGaagacaggacaagaggaaatggcctcaaactCTACCAGAGGAGGTTCAGTTTGGATAccaggaacaatttcttcactggaaaggTGATCAGGCAGtggaatgggctgcccaaggaagtgggAGAGTCACCATCCTGGCAAGCGTTCAAGAAACGAGTGGACGTGTtatggtttagttgacatggtggtgtttagccaaaggttggactcaatgatcccagaggtgttttccagccttaatgattctgtgattctacaattATCTCCTGAGGAACAGCTGCAAAGCAAACCAGATGCAGGACAAAGGCACTACCTGGGTCTGCGACTGCACGGTGATCTGGACCGTGATCTTCCACGTAAGGGAGAACTTCTGTATGCTTGGTGTCTACAGTGGCTGGACTCATAATAGCAACAAGATCTGCAGGAGGAAACACATTCAcctctgtcattccatttgagTCTATTGACACTGTTTTCTACCTCTCCCCTGAGCTTAAAATTTCTTCTAAGCTACCAGTGGGATTTTCCAGTGACAGTGTGTGATCTCCTACTCAACTAAGGGGCCTCAAGTGATTTCCCCCCTCCTGGCCCTTTGGTAATGTTCCTTTATTGAGGCTAACACAGAGCAGACAGTCAGCCACTGTCAACTCCATCTGATAGAGGCTGCAGCTAGATTGGCACCAGGCAGCTCACAGATAATGGGAAAGGTTAGTTGTGTACATCTCTCACCAATTGCTCTGCCTCTGACCTGACTGCCTCCACTCAGAATGTGTAACCCTGGCAAATTTAAAGGATATTGGAAACAAGTGTTTCTGTAGCAAACCCTTAACCTTCAGAGTTAATCAGCTCAGGAGCAATAGAATGAATTGCACTGGATTAAgttatttcttgctttttttctttctttcctataAGTTTCTTCATGTTTTTGCTGTTCGTCTTATAAACTACAAAGATCATACTTGAATTTGCTGTACCATACCTTGAAGAGGATCTACTACAGGGCGACCTTGATCTCGATCGGGAATATGGAGAACGGGAACAAGACCTGCGTTGAGGAAAGGACCTTGATCTGGAGCGTGTCCTTTGAGATCTTTGAGAAAATAAGGATTTGGGTGGAGACACTGAATCTCTGCATGGAGAGTTAAAAGAAGAGCAAGAAGGTGATACATCAAATAATGAATAGGCTTGTGTCCCATCCCAAGGGTAGCATAGTTTATCACTTTCATCTTCACTGTCATCAAACAGACCATCCATTGCTAGTCCTGAATTTATAAATATAGGTAGTTTGGAGAATTGTTCATTACTGTAATCACTGTCCCTTAGTTCTCTGGTCTTATCTGCTTCTTCATCAAAAACAGCTTGGCTGGGGTGACCAAAATGCTTATTCAGTTCAGCCCGAATTTCCTGGTCTTGGAGCTGTTTTCTGTTATTACCATGGGATCCCTGCTTATTTGTCTGTAAAGTCTCTTTCTTGAAATACTGGTCTTGTTCTAAAGAAGAACAAATCTGACACTGCCACCCAGGTGAAGAATCCTTAAATTCTGGTTGTCTGGAGTCCTGAAGTTCCTGGGatattttaatgtgtatttCCGATTTTGAATTCACAGATTGACAGTAGTCATGGTCACCAAACAGCCGCAAACTGGGCCGTTTTGTCTTTCTCTCCTCATGTCCACTGGACAGTACTGTAGTCTTGCTAAGCTGCGCATACAGCTCAGACTGTTCTGGACCCTTCTTGATTGGGTTATATCCTTGAGAACCGGAAGACTCACTACAGCGGGGCTTTTTTGAAGGTGGTAGAACAGTCTTGCATGATGACTTCGGTTTAGGTGAAGTCCTAAAAGGATTATCTTGGTTGGCTTTATGAGGAGGGGTTGTAGGTGGAGTTAGGCCTACAGGGAGTAAAAGGAGGAACAGAATGCTTTTAAGCACACATACAATGTTTATAAAGGTGGCTCATATGCTTCTTAAAACAGATACAAAGCAAGACCCATGCTATGTCACTTCAACACTACCAATACTGAGAATAAAACCACCAAAGGTCTGGTGACAACAATAGCAAAAATACTAATGCATTGCCATTACTCTTCAGCATCATTTCtgcccctccccttcctccatGACATCTGCCCCTCTCTCTGTAGATTTTGATAGAAAAGATCAAAAGATAAAACCCAAAAGACGTTTTtgttaaatataaaatagattttGATGTAAAAATGAGAAGTCAAAAGACTGGCACCATCAAAAACATAAAGAACCTAGCAGATAAGAACCTGGATAAAAGCAAGGccaagagaaataaatgagtGCTACCAAAGGACACAGACCTTAAATGCATGGAAATACAGCCACCCTACAACTCAATGGCAATGACTCTATGTCTCTAGAGTTCATTAACTTAGAAAACCATTGCTAAggtatatacatatattatatatgtatgtataataCATTCTTTAGCATAACTAATACATTTTGCCGGAAATGTAGTTCTGTAACTGAAACTCAAATGAACAACAGGACAACCACAACTGCAATGAACCACTACATTTAGAACTAAATCTTGGTGAGAGTCATGTAGTAGGGAGTCAAAATGAAACACGTAAGTATTCAATGACTAAATATACTGCTAACTAACAGGTTTATTTACATAACTGTCATAGACTGTATCACTATGATGAGACAAAATTGCAGGAAGGACTACAGCATGTTCCAATAAGCATCTTCCCATTATTTTTGTAAGTGCAGAATATAACTTCCAATAGTTTCTGTAGAAATCATAGAATTTCTTCAGACATTACAGAAGGATAACCCCAGATGTCAGGGCAaagtaacagcaaacagcagacaCTGTTAAGGAAGTTAATTTCTCTTCAGGAAGGTACTTAGTATGTTAAGTTTGAAAAATTTGCTTCTGTCCAATTGACGCTAATATAGTTTAGTAAT is from Corvus moneduloides isolate bCorMon1 chromosome 5, bCorMon1.pri, whole genome shotgun sequence and encodes:
- the PPARGC1A gene encoding peroxisome proliferator-activated receptor gamma coactivator 1-alpha isoform X2, which produces MAWDMCNQDSVWSDLECAALVGEDQPLCPDLPELDLSELDVNDLDADSFLGGLKWYSDQSEIISSQYSNEPANIFEKIDEESEANLLAVLTETLDSIPVDEDGLPSFDALTDGDVTNEKAASPSPMPDGTPPTQEAEEPSLLKKLLLAPANTQLNYNECSGLSTQNHANTNHRIRASPVVVKTENSWSNKAKSICQQQKPQRRPCSELLKYLTTNDDPPQTKPAENRNSSKEKCTSKRKPHLQSQTNHLQAKPTSLSLPLTPESPNDPKGSPFENKTIEQTLSVELSGTAGLTPPTTPPHKANQDNPFRTSPKPKSSCKTVLPPSKKPRCSESSGSQGYNPIKKGPEQSELYAQLSKTTVLSSGHEERKTKRPSLRLFGDHDYCQSVNSKSEIHIKISQELQDSRQPEFKDSSPGWQCQICSSLEQDQYFKKETLQTNKQGSHGNNRKQLQDQEIRAELNKHFGHPSQAVFDEEADKTRELRDSDYSNEQFSKLPIFINSGLAMDGLFDDSEDESDKLCYPWDGTQAYSLFDVSPSCSSFNSPCRDSVSPPKSLFSQRSQRTRSRSRSFPQRRSCSRSPYSRSRSRSPCSRSSSRSCCYYESSHCRHQAYRSSPLRGRSRSRSPCSRRPRYDSYEEYQHEKLKREEYRKEYEKRESERAKQRERQRQKAIEERRVIYLGKIRPDTTRTELRDRFEVFGEIEECTVNLRDDGDSYGFITYRYTCDAFAALENGYTLRRSNEPDFELYFCGRKQFCKSNYADLDSNSDDFDPASTKSKYDSMDFDSLLKEAQRSLRR
- the PPARGC1A gene encoding peroxisome proliferator-activated receptor gamma coactivator 1-alpha isoform X5 — translated: MCLWLPAAWLKKLLLAPANTQLNYNECSGLSTQNHANTNHRIRASPVVVKTENSWSNKAKSICQQQKPQRRPCSELLKYLTTNDDPPQTKPAENRNSSKEKCTSKRKPHLQSQTNHLQAKPTSLSLPLTPESPNDPKGSPFENKTIEQTLSVELSGTAGLTPPTTPPHKANQDNPFRTSPKPKSSCKTVLPPSKKPRCSESSGSQGYNPIKKGPEQSELYAQLSKTTVLSSGHEERKTKRPSLRLFGDHDYCQSVNSKSEIHIKISQELQDSRQPEFKDSSPGWQCQICSSLEQDQYFKKETLQTNKQGSHGNNRKQLQDQEIRAELNKHFGHPSQAVFDEEADKTRELRDSDYSNEQFSKLPIFINSGLAMDGLFDDSEDESDKLCYPWDGTQAYSLFDVSPSCSSFNSPCRDSVSPPKSLFSQRSQRTRSRSRSFPQRRSCSRSPYSRSRSRSPCSRSSSRSCCYYESSHCRHQAYRSSPLRGRSRSRSPCSRRPRYDSYEEYQHEKLKREEYRKEYEKRESERAKQRERQRQKAIEERRVIYLGKIRPDTTRTELRDRFEVFGEIEECTVNLRDDGDSYGFITYRYTCDAFAALENGYTLRRSNEPDFELYFCGRKQFCKSNYADLDSNSDDFDPASTKSKYDSMDFDSLLKEAQRSLRR
- the PPARGC1A gene encoding peroxisome proliferator-activated receptor gamma coactivator 1-alpha isoform X3 encodes the protein MEHGQVKCAALVGEDQPLCPDLPELDLSELDVNDLDADSFLGGLKWYSDQSEIISSQYSNEPANIFEKIDEESEANLLAVLTETLDSIPVDEDGLPSFDALTDGDVTNEKAASPSPMPDGTPPTQEAEEPSLLKKLLLAPANTQLNYNECSGLSTQNHANTNHRIRASPVVVKTENSWSNKAKSICQQQKPQRRPCSELLKYLTTNDDPPQTKPAENRNSSKEKCTSKRKPHLQSQTNHLQAKPTSLSLPLTPESPNDPKGSPFENKTIEQTLSVELSGTAGLTPPTTPPHKANQDNPFRTSPKPKSSCKTVLPPSKKPRCSESSGSQGYNPIKKGPEQSELYAQLSKTTVLSSGHEERKTKRPSLRLFGDHDYCQSVNSKSEIHIKISQELQDSRQPEFKDSSPGWQCQICSSLEQDQYFKKETLQTNKQGSHGNNRKQLQDQEIRAELNKHFGHPSQAVFDEEADKTRELRDSDYSNEQFSKLPIFINSGLAMDGLFDDSEDESDKLCYPWDGTQAYSLFDVSPSCSSFNSPCRDSVSPPKSLFSQRSQRTRSRSRSFPQRRSCSRSPYSRSRSRSPCSRSSSRSCCYYESSHCRHQAYRSSPLRGRSRSRSPCSRRPRYDSYEEYQHEKLKREEYRKEYEKRESERAKQRERQRQKAIEERRVIYLGKIRPDTTRTELRDRFEVFGEIEECTVNLRDDGDSYGFITYRYTCDAFAALENGYTLRRSNEPDFELYFCGRKQFCKSNYADLDSNSDDFDPASTKSKYDSMDFDSLLKEAQRSLRR